The Alnus glutinosa chromosome 3, dhAlnGlut1.1, whole genome shotgun sequence nucleotide sequence GTTGAAGTCACAGCCTTGAAGTCGTTGAGAGCTGTCCGTCCGATAAtagcattgtaggccgagactttgtcaactatcaggaacttcaccataatgactttctgCCTCGGATAGGTCCCTGCCGTCACAGGTAGAtcaatagaaccgagaggcaacaccttttCTCCAGCAAAACCCTGTAACTGGCATGAGACCGGGACCAGCTTTTCTCGTGGAACGCCCATGTAaacgaaagctgatttaaacagaatatcagccgagctccctgtgtcaacgaggatccgccgagtctgataatttgctatggtcaaAGTGATCACGAGGGCGTCTGTGTGTGGAAGCGAGAccccagcataatcatcatcagaaaaccctataaccagagggttatatttccgagactttgggggTTTCTGGACCGAGTATACTTCAAAATCGTCCAGCTGCCTGGCATAcgccttccgagccgagttggactcacctcctcctccaaatccaCCTGAGATAGTGTGGATAATAGGGAGATTACCTTGCTGCGCCACCCAAGGTCTGCTCCTACTTCTCTCCCTTCCTTCATCCCTCCGAGGTCGAGGTGCTGGCTCtcagcttcttcctcttctgtcttcttgtctcggttgataattCCTCCTTTCATTCCGATCCTCTTCCCTTCGAGGCCGCGGATAATTGTCTCGCTCCtgatgattcctctcattggcaAGAAATCGGACTAGTTTTCCATTCTCGATAAACTTCTCAATCAACTGTCTCAAtgatacacactgctcggtcaaaTGACCGTATGAATCGTGGAAGGCGCAGTATTTGTAAGCCAAACGCGGGGGCGGATCTCCTTGAATGGGTCTCAGTCTCTAATAATTTGGATCTCttttgagttccatgagcacctcggtgaggGAGGCGTTCAAtggtgtccacttgtaatctccgaaattctTTTTGGCCTTCTTGTATTCTCCGGGACTGGTGTCCTGTACAGGCtcaagattcttcttcttcttgggcttctcggtggatggctgttgttgttgctgggagttatcgagaagggctcggagcgtttcttcctgattgatgtacctgtccatctttaccataaaggtatgaagatctttcggtggtttcaacgccagttctgccatcagaggtccatccTTCTTCAAGCCTTGGAAGATTGCTCCATAGATGAAATCATCTGGCACACTCTCTGTgtccagcttctcctggttgaatctccatagatagtcttttagagactcgtTTGGCCCCTGCTGCACAGAGAGTAGGtatcctcggggttttcttctagctctcccggatacaaactgggccaggaatttccttccaagggcgtcgaaacaatcaatcgaccttggtgtgagattcctgagccagtctcgggcctttcctgacaaggtgagaggaaaagctcggcataccacagcatctggtgtcttgtgcaaggAGACATGGGATCGGAAATTGTCCAAGTGCTCCACCGGATCTTCACTGCCTGAAAAAACAGGGAtatcaggtaccttgaatcttccaggtagatcgaagttggatacttcttcggtgaatatcgactccttgtgctgaaagaggttgtctacgagagactccttcccatcacgcttctgatcaatcgtctttgacagcGCGTCATATTTTGTGCCCAGgtcctggaccatcttctgcaacctcctttctgaTTCCGTaggtggaaccggattgatgggctctccatgATCTTCGCTTCGCGGCCCTGCTTTCTCTCCTAACCCTTTTGGGTTGCCATCAAGGTTTGTCCCTTCTACTGCATCATGATTGAATGGTGGCGGCGTCTGAGCAGCTTGGAACAGAGCAttttgagccagcaaatcctctacattcttctgcgcctgggccaactgttgactcagttggttTATTCTGGCCTCCGGTCCAGCAGATTCTGCctctccacgagcatcgtctcggctggtagGCGGTGCATCATTTTGAATCGACTTGGAACATCTTGTAGTCACCatcgcggatttgtttttcgtaagaacaacttatcgttcccacagacggtgccaaactgttggtacagtttccggtatggtgacgtgtcgcctggtgattcgctgctgggttctgatctactacctcaatcctgcaaaaagaacaaacaactcgtcaggggtgccgactacgcccactccgatgcctaagtcagtttaaatcaattttttgtAGAGTATTctgaatcttaatctcaagagcttagagaattcgtgatCTCATACCTGGTGCAGCTGTCGTATTTATAGGCTGGACTTGCGGTCTTACCAGATTTGCAATCTTACTAGAATTCTTGACACTTAGTTGGATTAGtagtttgagtcctagcttagttgaactttaaccatatctttAGGGAATTTGAATGGGATTGTAGAGTCCGAAGTTGATTAcgtttgtacctctttaaacttgattccgtatcaataactatcttatcccattaattatggaattgtggtttatccctgatcttctagGATTCTATCCTCAtcgcattctaagacaactgaggcacacttcagccaacctccgaggtgatgatacccgagatatgttcgctccgtaCTGCGGCACACTTCAGCCAACCTTCGAGGTgatgatacccgagatatgttcgcttcgacttggagatctcggggtaTCGCCGCACCTTAACAGGGTTGTATAAGGCCGAGATGTTGTCGCGCTGAATCGATATTacaccgaggcgttattaccccGAGGCGCTATTACCCCGaagcgttattactccgagacacaaatacccgagatatgtttgctccgttcagactaggagatcccgggatattttatataccgtaacctggaatgtgaagaccgagacgtcgttatacctccgagatgtctttatatgtccgagacgtctttatacctagacgatctttctTTGCTGGGCGGaataaatgtccgagacataactccgagatgtctttgaatccacgtgtctctagggttgattttatccctaacaataAGCTACCTACACTGAGTGACAGTCTTTTGAGTGGAAAAACTCTTGTTAACCGAATCCTCCTACAAATTACAGCTGCTTCTTCTCAGGTATTCCTATTCATATTCCTTTCTCCGGAAAATTCTCTTTTACCTTTCTCCAAATCTGCAGAAAAAGTCAGGGAGTACAGTATGAGAAATCAAACTTGCAGACCAGAGACTATCCGAACTGATTTTGCAAAGGAAcacaaggaagaagaggaatagTTTCAGATGCTCGCTCACAAGAGCACAGAAGCTTCACCTGAACTTTTTTCTTGTACAAGTTTCAACCCACTGAAATACAGTAACTCATGCTAGCTCCCATAACAATTAACAAGGTTTGTGCACTCGAAATTTACAGGGTGTCTTCCTTTTGGGTGGGATATATTCTACTTTGGGGTTACATGATAGCTAATTAGCTACATAACTGTGCAATGCTAGTTCTTCTCTTCAATGAATTCCTAGAGCCCCTGAGCATGCCTACCTAGCCATCTTAAGAGGCTAGCCGTACTAAATAATTTATTGTCAAAAcaaagagaaggagaaaaatgaaacaagaaaACTTACCATATATTCAGTGATAAACATGAAAATGGAAGCGAATTCCCAGCTTAATCAAAATGTGGAAAAATATTCTTTATCAATTAacaaattgaaatattaaaagaGCAGAGTCTTGCCAAGAATTAGAACAAAATTGCAAGTTGAGATCCGAGATTGCAATCCCATTTAGAGTTCCAACTTCTAGTACTTTCCATCAAAATCTCAGCAGATGCTCATAGAATCATAAAATCTTTCAACGGAAccaaaaaagtttttaactttattGATACACCCATGAGCAGATATTTCAGCATCTAGATAGACTAGATTCATCCAAAGAGGATAAAAACTACATTTCTTCAATGGTAAAATATAACAGCAGGTTTAAGTTCCAGTTCACGAGATTGGCGGTAAAAATATCAACTAAAGCTTAAATTCTGCCGAAATCCACCTATGCATTTTTCTTTGATATATTCTCTGGAATTAGAACTCTACAATAAAATTGTTCCCTAAGATGctaaatagtttaaaaaaaaaaaaaactaatatttatGTAACGACCCATAAAAAAGCATTaaccacatctgcgctatcaccctaaaagaactagtcaaaTTGGAGTTTCCAtataattccttataaagctcaggttcacctaataactaggcaatgtgagacttaacactcacaattatctttataaaccacccactctataTGAGTtattcatcttctcaatataggactggggtgttacaaacttccTCTCTTAAACTCCTAACATCCTTGTTAGGGCCACATCATGCAATGCTCCAGAATCACATGGCCTAGTGTTACTAGATGGTTTTGATACCATTCGTAACAACCTAGGCAAAAGTGCtagtcacatctgcgctatcaccctaaaatgactagtcaatttggagttttgcTACAATTCCCtataaagctcaatttcaccTAATTACTAAGCAACATGAGACTTAGCattcatgactatctttataaaccaccgaCTCTATGTAAActattcatcttcccaatatggaacCGGGGTGTTTACAATTTATCTATGTTagttacaaataattttttctaagctaAATGTTAAAACCATTCCACTCCAGAACTAATCAGATATAATATACAAAAAGATAATATAAGTTAGCAAAAGATAATTTTCTCTTCgctgaatatttttattttttttaataagtaattggcCCTAAATGgagggagagtgagagattTGAATTAGTAACCTCCGCAAGCGCAGTTCCAACCAATTGAGCTCTAAATATGAAACCTCTTCATCTCCAAAAGTAATCAAATACAtcgagagaaaaagaaaaaaaaaatgcagtatATGAGAAAGAATAAGTAAAGAACAATCCTGCAACTAGCAACAATTTAACAACCTGCAACAATTCATCCCTATCATATCCAATAAGGCTAATGCTAGGAAGCAGCACTTTATCTGGAATTCATCCGGAAAAAGTATTGCTCCATGGCACACTTGTAATTATTCATGGcatattaaattacaaatatgccATGGAACAGTACTTTTTCGGACGAATTCCGGAAAAAGTGCTGCTCCCTAGCATCACTCATCCAGAAAAGCCTCTCAACCATTAAATATCTGTAAAAGTTTCAGGTGTGTAGAATTCATTTAACCACTCAATATATTTATGAACGGGTGAGTAGatgatttctataaaaaaaataataataataataaataaataaataaaataaagggatgAGTTTTATACCTAGGGCTTGTGTAGATGATGTGAATATCCATAAGCTGGAAAGCTCTTTAACACCTTTTGCGTAAAGGGAACAAACATCCACTTATAGAACAAGGCCATCCCAAACAGTCAACAGATCACCCATTATAGCAGTGAACTCTTTCACCTTCTAGCTAGCAGTCTTTCTCATGATCATGAGGCAGGCATACCCACCTTGCATGTCTATGCAAACCATCATCCCACCTATTAGGTACCATATTTTTCCCAGCTACAGATTCTGGATTGATGCAGGCACATCTGTCAGATCCATGTCTGCCAATTACATATTAATACCAACCTTAATATATCTGCTTCTCACAAATCCCTGTCAAGAGAATGAAGAGATCCTTCGCTCTGCCCCAGCTCAGCCCTTGGTTTAGCTGAAAGCCCTTTTGCTAACATCTCTTCATCATACTTCCGGGCCATATCTAACATTCCTTTCTCCACCAAAGCATCAATTAAAGCATTGTAAGCAGACTCATCCGGACTACACCCAAGTTTCTCCATATTCTTCCATACAATAAAAACTGGACGAAGAAACCCCCATCTCCCAAATTTTCTCAGAAGCATCACATAAGTGTCCATACGTGGATGAACCCCACTTTCAATCATCCTATCAAACAGTCGAAGAATCTCCCTGGGCTTCTCAAGACTCCTGAAAATGCAGTTGTATGTAATCACATCCGTTACACAACCCCAGTCATGCATTCGATCGAGCAACTCATAAGCATTTTTATATCTCCCATTTTCACAGTACAGCTTTATAATTGTATTATAAGTCACAACATTAGGCTTACAACCCAAGTCCCTCATTTCCCTAAATACCCGAACTGAACAATCCACACCCTCCGAAAGACCAATAGCACGAATAACCGTATTATATGCCACCACATCCCTATAAAAGGGGGAGAAAGTCCTTCAGAATATAAACCATCTTCCACAATATCTTCAACAGCCTCTACGATAGAAGAAAACATGATAATAAGATTAATAATTACACCATAATGAGAACTCCAACGTGTATCTCCAGGTCTCTTtagattcatttcttgattTAAGTCACGACCAgtagaaatttcattattttgtagTGCTTCAACAACTTCAGCAATTCTTTTTTCACGAAGTGTGTCACGACGCTTGCATGATGCTCCAACAACATTAAAAACACTATTAACCAAGctaaaaaaaagttgcaatttggATGTGATTTTTAGCAACAGCAACTAAAGTCAGTTGAAACTGATGTGCAAAGCAATGAACATAATAGGCAGATgagttttcattcaaaatatGTGTTTTAAGTCCATTCAACTCACCTCGCATATTGCTAGTTCCATCGTATCCTTATCCTCGCAATCTGTTAATACTTAAATGACGCTTGATAAGTACTGACTCAATTGCCATCTTCAATACTGCAGCCGTGGTATTGCTAACATGTGTAATGCCTAAAAAACGTTCAATCACATGGCCCTTCTTATCTACATATCGCAAAACAATTGCCAATTGTTCTTTAACAGATATATCATGAGCTTCATCAACTAGGATAGCAAATGACGAGTCTCCAAGATCTTTAAGAATAGCATCTAGAGTTTCACTTGCTGCAGCATTtgctatttctttttgaatgtcCAGTTTAGTCATTTGATGATTTTCAGGAGCATTTTCCAAGACTACCTTGTCAATTTCTTCATTATGTTTCGCTAGAAACTGCAACAATTCACGAAAATTTTATTGATTACTTGAGTTTTTAGATTCATCATGGCCACGGAATGCTAATCTTTGTTGCTATAAAAAGCGAATACAATCAACTGATGCATTCAAACGAGTTCTATAGTCCCTTTTCTGTTGATCTGATTGCTTGTCAAAAAGTGTTATGATGCTTTGTTTCTGATTTAACAAAGCTTCACATCTTCGTCGAGCTTGATTATGTGCACTATTGTGAGCCTCCGCATGACTCTGtaacttttctctctttttccaatttttaaacCCTTCAATAACAAATGAGTCTCCTCTTGCTTGATTTCTAGTGTCCAGTCTGAAGAGATAACAAAACAAGCAATACGCAGCATCTTTTAAAATGTTGTATTCCAACCAATCAGAATATTCTTCAAACCATGCTGGATTAAAACGACGCCatgtttttttcaaattgtgttTGTGAAAAATTATGCTCAAATGGTtgacaaggttttttttttttttgtagatatgctcttcaaattttgtCTCTATCACTAGGATGGTaatcagaaatttttttccttaagccAGGATCGGTTGGCATAATTGCTAAATTTACCTCAATATGAGCTCGTTTAAAGTTTGATTTTAGCTCAATTGAATCATTGATTTCCATAACCTTAcacaactacaattatatattttatacaattaatatatgaaaCCAAAACTataagtctatatatatattcctaaacAATTAagtataaaaacaattataaaaaataaaaaataaaaagcagtctaaatataaaaaaataaaaaaaaataaaaaacaataaattcaaaagaacaattcaaatataaaaagcttaaatcttaatcaaaatataagttaaatacatatttacatACCTGATAGGTAGGTTGAACTTTGAAGTTTGAAGGTTTATTTGAATGGATGAACCTTAATAGTTGAGCAACTTAGAAGCCTGATCCTTCTCCTCCTTCTCCTCTCTTTGATATCAGACTATCAGTGATTTCAAACTTGCTCGAAATTTGTTATTGTGTTAAGTTTAACCAAACATCCGCCTGAAAGccttaaattttcaaaatttctgaaTGAGATTTGACACTCACACGGCAAGTTACGCCAATTGTCACAaggggcttgtttggcaagggaattaaaattttctcttcccctcttcacttatcccaaaaacaatcaacttcaaaatattctaactttatatcacatcaataattttttttattatttaaataaaaaaattcactataaaacaaaattttttcacttttatatacaaattccttttactttatatcacatctatcacttccaACTCCCACTATCAATATCCCTTCCTTTACCAAACAAGGTCAAGCTGTCAAGCAAATTGCACTGTTAGACTGAGACACGCACGTCGTCCAGATTTCCACAGGGCCACAGCTGCCACACtaatttatgtatatttttttttccaagcaaAGAATtcaattcatttgttttttctacATTAATTAAAACCAGTTATCCGAGTATCCCGGATACCCGGGTCCCcgggttttttgttttcaataccCGGCCCCGGACCCGGGTATCCGGGATACCCGGGTATCCGGGATACCCGGATAACCGGATAAAACCTGTTATCCGATCCGGgtgacattaaaaaataaataaataattattttggaCTTATTTTAGTATTGGACCTACTTTTTTTCAActtcatttaaacttttttataccAGTAATGCCTAGAAGCAACACTAGAAAGCTTATGCAGTGCTTCATTGGAGCTAGCTTCCATATCTTTCACTGCAGTGCCCGAGCTTTTATACTCGAacaagaaggagaaaaaaaaaaaaaaagttaaatgtttttggtttttgttaatgaaatAACTATAAGTTACAtgtttttgttaatgaaatAACTAGAATATGCAGCTTTAGAAGAAGTATTTCCCAGCCATAATTCTAAACACGAACCTATAGCCTATAGCCTGATGCACCGTGGTTCAGAAGAGAGATTTAGGAGCCACTCTTCGACTCTTCCTTGCCAATTGGTGTCACTTTTGTAAAGTGCAACCATACTTTTGACCGATTCATAGCTTGTGGTTTTTTTTGGAGGGATCCAATTCGGTTTGCAAGGAAGGCGAGGAGGTTTCAACATTTGTAGTTGGAGGCTTGTCATGTGACTCATTGACATTTTCCATAATAGGCCTAGTTGAAGTATAAAAACAATATTACACTTAATAGTACTAACCATACAATTAAGAGccataataatataaaacaacattAACAACATAATAATACAAAGTTTCTTGCAGTCATATTCATCAATAATATGAAGAACATGCATaagtttaattgttttttaaaaaaaaaaaccctaaatttcaaattgaaCTAGCATTTTTTCAATACCGTTTACCCacaaaacctaaaaaatttAATGTAGTGTATGAATCATAATCCGTCACGCAATAGATCAGTTTATTTATTGTCGTAGAAGACCCATACCaaaaaatgatgcaattttttttaaaaaaaagtcgaCTATATTAATATCAAACAGATTATCAAGTAGATGAAATAtcatacttaaaaataaaaataaaaaataaaaaattagagaaaaaaaccTGATCTGACTATCTAAGGATTTCCTTC carries:
- the LOC133863307 gene encoding pentatricopeptide repeat-containing protein At1g80550, mitochondrial-like, with the protein product MEINDSIELKSNFKRAHIEFLAKHNEEIDKVVLENAPENHQMTKLDIQKEIANAAASETLDAILKDLGDSSFAILVDEAHDISVKEQLAIVLRYVDKKGHVIERFLGITHVSNTTAAVLKMAIEDVVAYNTVIRAIGLSEGVDCSVRVFREMRDLGCKPNVVTYNTIIKLYCENGRYKNAYELLDRMHDWGCVTDVITYNCIFRSLEKPREILRLFDRMIESGVHPRMDTYVMLLRKFGRWGFLRPVFIVWKNMEKLGCSPDESAYNALIDALVEKGMLDMARKYDEEMLAKGLSAKPRAELGQSEGSLHSLDRDL